From a region of the Zingiber officinale cultivar Zhangliang chromosome 4B, Zo_v1.1, whole genome shotgun sequence genome:
- the LOC121978728 gene encoding uncharacterized mitochondrial protein AtMg00810-like — MRLNRSLVELGFKKCIQEHAVYTRGEGEASILVGVYVDDLIVTGGSTEKINKFKQQMMTEFEMSDLGLLSYYLGIEVEQQKSRISLRQSAYAKKILSQFKMADCNATKHPMESKTQLHKDLEGTPVDATEYRRIVGCLRYLLHTRSDLSYSVGMASRYMERPTIMHHRVIKQILRYLKGTIYFGLVYIKGPQEIGIFGYSDSDLAGDLDGRKSTSGMTFYFNESLVSWNSQKQKTVALSSCEAEFMAATTAACHALWLRSLASELTGVKPKPVTLFVDNKSAIALMKNPVFHGRSKHIDTRFHFIRECIEKGQIVVEFVNTGEQRADALTKALPGVKLAAMRQLLGVRDLQSCQD; from the coding sequence ATGCGGCTGAACAGGAGTCTGGTAGAGCTCGGCTTCAAAAAATGTATTCAAGAACATGCAGTATATACAAGAGGTGAAGGAGAAGCAAGtatacttgttggagtgtatgtcGACGATCTCATCGTGACAGGAGGTAGCACAGAGAAAATCAACAAGTTCAAACAACAAATGATGACAGAATTTGAGATGAGTGATTTGGGTCTTCTCTCCTACTACTTAGGGATTGAAGTGGAGCAACAGAAGAGCCGAATTTCACTTAGACAATCAGCTTATGCCAAGAAAATTCTATCTCAATTCAAGATGGCAGACTGCAATGCCACAAAGCATCCAATGGAATCTAAGACACAGTTGCATAAGGACTTGGAAGGGACTCCAGTTGACGCCACGGAGTACAGGCGCATTGTTGGTTGTCTGAGATATTTGCTTCACACACGGTCGGACCTGTCATATTCTGTTGGAATGGCGAGCAGATATATGGAGAGGCCTACAATCATGCATCACAGGGTGATCAAACAGATTCTCAGGTATTTAAAAGGTACAATTTATTTTGGGCTTGTTTACATAAAGGGACCCCAGGAAATTGGTATATTCGGCTACTCGGACAGTGATTTAGCCGGCGATCTCGATGGAaggaaaagcacaagtggaatgactttctattttaatgaaagtttggtGTCCTGGAACTCACAGAAGCAGAAGACAGTGGCGCTTTCATCTTGTGAGGCAGAGTTCATGGCAGCCACAACTGCGGCCTGCCATGCTTTGTGGTTGAGGAGCCTTGCCAGTGAATTAACAGGTGTAAAGCCAAAACCGGTAACTTTGTTTGTTGACAACAAATCCGCCATAGCTCTCATGAAGAATCCGGTATTTCATGGTCGAAGCAAGCATATAGATACAAGGtttcattttatcagagaatgCATCGAGAAGGGACAGATTGTGGTGGAGTTCGTTAATACCGGAGAACAGCGAGCCGATGCGTTAACTAAAGCATTGCCAGGAGTGAAGTTAGCTGCCATGCGACAACTACTCGGCGTCCGTGATCTACAATCATGTCAGGATTAG
- the LOC121978005 gene encoding ervatamin-B-like, whose protein sequence is MRRNGKSYKNVTERLYRLGVFRKNLKYVEEFLHGRPRSYTIGLNSFADLTNAEFRAIYSRPMENRTRATAFRHAGVTPPSSVDWRQKGAVNAVKNQGQCGSCWSFSAVASIEGINQITTGNLLSLSEQELIDCDYSNSGCDGGFVDYAFQFVVSNGGITTEANYPYYGLQYNCDYTALSSNAVSILGYEDVPRCDEQSLMKAVAIQPVSVAIEASGSDFQLYTGGIYNGPCGTNLDHAVNIVGYGTDDSTGTDYWIVRNSWGATWGDQGYILMAKDVSDPQGTCGIALQPSYPIMN, encoded by the exons ATGAGGAGGAATGGCAAATCGTACAAGAACGTGACGGAGAGGCTGTACCGGCTCGGGGTGTTCAGAAAAAACTTGAAGTACGTAGAGGAGTTCCTCCACGGCCGGCCACGCAGCTACACCATCGGCCTCAACTCCTTCGCCGACCTGACGAACGCGGAGTTCAGGGCCATCTACAGCCGACCCATGGAGAACAGGACGCGGGCGACGGCGTTCCGGCACGCCGGCGTCACGCCGCCTAGTAGCGTCGACTGGCGGCAGAAGGGAGCCGTTAACGCCGTCAAGAACCAAGGCCAATGCG GATCTTGTTGGTCATTCTCGGCAGTTGCATCCATAGAAGGAATCAACCAAATCACGACCGGGAATTTGCTTTCCTTATCTGAGCAAGAGCTTATTGACTGCGACTACTCCAACAGCGGGTGCGATGGGGGTTTTGTAGACTATGCATTCCAATTTGTTGTCTCCAATGGTGGCATCACAACAGAGGCCAACTATCCTTACTATGGACTACAATATAATTGTGACTACACAGCACTCTCCTCCAATGCCGTCTCCATCCTCGGCTACGAAGATGTGCCACGATGCGATGAGCAATCCTTGATGAAGGCTGTGGCCATCCAACCGGTGTCGGTCGCTATAGAAGCAAGTGGCAGCGACTTTCAATTGTACACGGGTGGCATATATAATGGCCCTTGCGGCACTAATTTAGACCACGCCGTGAACATAGTTGGTTATGGAACTGATGATAGCACGGGGACCGACTATTGGATCGTTAGGAACTCATGGGGCGCGACATGGGGCGATCAAGGCTACATCCTTATGGCGAAAGATGTCTCCGATCCTCAAGGAACATGTGGGATAGCACTGCAACCTTCTTATCCAATCATGAACTAA
- the LOC121976890 gene encoding fatty-acid-binding protein 3, chloroplastic-like translates to MPTDSGDFTTEIASAAAVYRVPRPPGDKGAASRERGRFIRKMASAAVTFSVLRPSPAVRRLRLSDPPSLQRSKLSARLPRFRSLSPALFRRTHLTRFLFTPKASVGSAEHAVEPATGVKFPKALRVPGSSSSLALLGTGYREKVFAIIGVKVYAAGFYAESSIRDSLSDWKGRRTAAELSEDSSFFSSMFEAPVEKSLDIVLVRDVDGKTFWNALDDVISPRIKNPMGDDESALSTFGRAFQQRELKKETRICLTWVRPSRMLISISSAGSPTAIDAEILSSNVNRALFDGFFGKNPVSSTLKASVTDGLRMMIG, encoded by the exons ATGCCAACGGACAGCGGAGATTTTACTACTGAAATCGCATCCGCTGCAGCGGTCTACCGAGTCCCTCGTCCTCCCGGGGATAAGGGCGCCGCTTCCAGGGAAAGAGGGCGATTCATCCGGAAAATGGCTAGCGCCGCCGTCACATTCTCTGTCCTCCGACCGTCTCCCGCCGTCCGTCGCCTGCGCTTATCCGATCCCCCCTCCCTCCAAAGGAGCAAGCTTTCTGCCCGCCTCCCTCGATTCCGATCGTTATCCCCGGCACTGTTCCGCCGCACTCACCTCACCCGCTTCCTCTTCACTCCCAAGGCATCAG TTGGGAGCGCGGAGCATGCCGTGGAGCCTGCCACCGGCGTTAAGTTTCCCAAGGCGCTGCGAGTTCCAGGAAGCTCCAGCTCACTGGCTCTACTCGGCACAG GctacagggagaaggtgttcgccATAATCGGCGTCAAGGTCTATGCCGCCGGGTTCTATGCTGAATCATCGATCAGAGATTCACTGAGCGACTGGAAAGGGCGAAGAACAGCTGCCGAACTTTCAGAGGATTCCTCATTCTTCAGTTCCATGTTCGAAG CGCCGGTGGAGAAATCGCTCGACATCGTGCTGGTCAGAGACGTCGATGGTAAAACCTTCTGGAATGCTTTGGACGACGTCATTTCTCCGAGAATCAAGAACCCTATGGGCGATGATGAATCGGCGCTCTCGACTTTCGGGCGAGCGTTTCAGCAGCGCGAGCTGAAGAAGGAGACGCGCATATGCCTGACGTGGGTGCGGCCGTCCAGAATGCTG ATTTCGATCTCCTCTGCTGGGTCTCCGACGGCGATCGATGCTGAGATTTTGTCGAGCAACGTTAACCGGGCGCTGTTCGACGGATTCTTCGGAAAGAATCCTGTTTCCTCCACGCTGAAGGCATCGGTTACTGATGGGCTGAGGATGATGATCGGTTGA
- the LOC121978727 gene encoding plasma membrane-associated cation-binding protein 1-like, protein MAASWRSRLFPTIKKVFVFGTSKRTAATEACKSFEESQEEITKEFEERKIELEAKAVEIYQASDAEIKDLVRNPTEAGIKKKSTAVVKFIEELVKIEFPGSKQVSEAASKYGVALVPAPIVFILEKVSALVPQDDEVDPGSVAGAKEATSSELENDKEGAAVVGEKAEEATIVASSPPSPAGNAPATTISVTAEPTPAKA, encoded by the exons ATGGCGGCTAGCTGGAGGTCGAGGCTGTTTCCGACGATCAAGAAGGTGTTTGTGTTCGGGACCAGCAAGAGGACTGCGGCCACAGAGGCCTGCAAGTCATTTGAGGAATCACAG GAGGAGATCACCAAGGAGTTTGAGGAGAGGAAGATCGAACTCGAAGCTAAAGCTGTAGAGATCTATCAGGCCTCAGACGCTGAGATCAAG GATTTGGTGAGAAATCCGACAGAGGCCGGAATCAAGAAAAAGTCGACTGCTGTCGTGAAGTTCATTGAAGAACTAGTAAAGATAG AGTTCCCTGGGTCTAAGCAAGTCAGTGAGGCTGCAAGCAAGTATGGCGTGGCCCTTGTCCCCGCTCCGATCGTGTTCATCCTCGAGAAGGTGTCGGCCTTAGTCCCCCAAGACGACGAGGTGGACCCTGGAAGTGTCGCCGGTGCAAAGGAGGCCACTTCGAGCGAGCTGGAGAATGACAAGGAAGGGGCAGCGGTCGTCGGAGAGAAGGCAGAGGAGGCGACAATTGTGGCCTCATCGCCTCCTAGTCCTGCCGGTAACGCACCGGCAACCACAATCTCTGTCACCGCCGAACCGACTCCTGCAAAGGCATGA